Below is a window of Bacteroidales bacterium DNA.
GCACCATAATGGCATTGGCGGTTGCCTGTTCAACCGGCATCAGGCCTTTTTTGGCCATTTTCTCATAATAGCTGACCTGTTTTTTAACAGCATTGTAAATACGGGGCTTTCGGATAATGGTTTTGGGAGTTGGTGATGTTGGGGTTGGTTCTTCCACATACGTAAATGTATTACGTACGATATACATTTTTCTTGCCACTTCTGTTCCCAGAAAACTTGACCCCATGGATTGATCATACGGCTTTTTGTAGTCCTCGTCGTTCAGGTGGCTGCGGAAAGTGAACTGCGCTTTTTCCTGTGCCGGAAGAAAAGTACAGAAAAGCCATGATACAACAGAGAGAATGATGATTCTTTTCATTCAGCAAAGAGGATTAAATGATTTAATTAATTAATAACCAGTTACCGACGCAAAGATAAATCCAAAATCGGAACTGCAAAAAAATTTTTTAAACCGTATAGGCCGAGGAAGCGGTTTCTCCTCCCTGGCCTGTCCAGTTGGTATGGAAAAACTCCCCGCGCGGTTTATCAATCCGTTCGTACATATGGGCTCCGAAGTAATCGCGCTGGGCCTGAAGCAGGTTGGCCGGAAGTTTTTCGGAACGAAAAGCATCGAAATAACTGAGGGCACTGCTGAAGGCCGGAACGGGGATTCCGTTTTTAACAGCTTCAGAAACGACAACCCTCCATCCTTCCTGGGCTTTTTCGAGCTTTGTTCTGAAGAACGGATCCAGAAGAAGATTCTGAAGGTCAGGATTGGTATCGAATGCCTCTTTTATTTTTCCGAGGAATGCGGAACGGATAATGCAACCGCCGCGCCACATTAAAGCGATTCCTCCGTAATTCAGATTCCAGCCAAATTCGCGGGCAGCTTCCCTCATCAGAAGATATCCCTGGGCATAAGAAACAATTTTGGAAGCGAACAAAGCTTTTTCGAGCATATCAATAAAGGCTTCCCTGGAACCTGAAAAATGCGGAACAGGGCCTTTAATCAGGCGGGATGCTTCCATGCGTTCTTCCTTGCGGGAGGAAATGATGCGGGCGAAAACCGACTCAGCAATCAGGGTAAGGGGTACCCCCAGATCCAGAGCGGTAATTCCTGTCCACTTGCCCGTACCTTTCTGGCCGGCTGCATCAAGAATTTTCTCAACTATTGGCTGGCCATCCTCATCCCGGAAAGCAAGAATGTCACGGGTAATTTCTATAAGATAACTTTCCAGTTCTCCCGTATTCCATTTTTTGAACACTTCGTGCATTTCGTCGTACGTCATGCCAAGCAAATCGCGCATCAGATGGTAAGCCTCGCAGATCAGCTGCATGTCACCATACTCAATTCCGTTATGTACCATTTTTACGAAATGGCCGGCTCCGTTTTCTCCAACCCAGTCACAGCAGGGGGTACCATCATCCACTTTGGCGGCTATTGCCTGAAAAACAGGTTTCACATGAGGCCATGCAGCAGGAGATCCTCCGGGCATGATGCTCGGGCCCTTCAATGCACCTTCTTCTCCACCCGAAACTCCCGTTCCGATGTAGAGTAGTCCTTTATTTTCCACATAGCGTGTACGCCGGTTTGTGTCGGCATAGTGCGAATTCCCGCCATCAATAATAATGTCTCCTGGTTCAAGCAGGAGGATCAGTTTTTCGATAAATTCATCCACAGGATTTCCTGCTTTGACCATAAGCATTACTTTGCGCGGTTTGGCAAGGGAGGCAACGAGTTCTTCCAGGCTGTGCGTGCCGATGATCTTTTTGCCTCTGGCCCTGCCGGCCAGAAAATGATCCACACGCTCAACCGTACGGTTAAAGACGGCCACGGTAAAACCTTTGCTTTCCATATTCAGCACAAGGTTTTCGCCCATAACGGCCAGTCCGATAAGTCCGATGTCAGCTTTCTGATTCATATACCATGTATTTTGAGGTTATTACTTTTTCTGTATAATTGAAAAACCAAGATTGCGGAATTTATCTTCGAATTCCCTGCCGGGAGCATAATTTTTAACTGTGTAGGCCGGGAATTCCCTGCGTACCGGATAATTTTCCCGCTGGGCTTCAAATGTTTCAGGTGATAACCGGAGACGGTTATCGTCTTCGAGCACGGAATAAGTATGCAGAACAGCATTTGCGAGCTGTTCTTTCGCA
It encodes the following:
- the gnd gene encoding decarboxylating NADP(+)-dependent phosphogluconate dehydrogenase, giving the protein MNQKADIGLIGLAVMGENLVLNMESKGFTVAVFNRTVERVDHFLAGRARGKKIIGTHSLEELVASLAKPRKVMLMVKAGNPVDEFIEKLILLLEPGDIIIDGGNSHYADTNRRTRYVENKGLLYIGTGVSGGEEGALKGPSIMPGGSPAAWPHVKPVFQAIAAKVDDGTPCCDWVGENGAGHFVKMVHNGIEYGDMQLICEAYHLMRDLLGMTYDEMHEVFKKWNTGELESYLIEITRDILAFRDEDGQPIVEKILDAAGQKGTGKWTGITALDLGVPLTLIAESVFARIISSRKEERMEASRLIKGPVPHFSGSREAFIDMLEKALFASKIVSYAQGYLLMREAAREFGWNLNYGGIALMWRGGCIIRSAFLGKIKEAFDTNPDLQNLLLDPFFRTKLEKAQEGWRVVVSEAVKNGIPVPAFSSALSYFDAFRSEKLPANLLQAQRDYFGAHMYERIDKPRGEFFHTNWTGQGGETASSAYTV